ACTACCGTGTCCAAAGCAAAATTTGAGCGTAAAAAGCCGCACGTAAACGTAGGCACCATCGGTCACGTCGACCATGGCAAGACTACGTTGACGGCGGCCATCACCAAGGTGATGGGTGAAAAGTGGGGCGGCGAAGCCCAGGCTTTCGATATGATCGACTCCGCACCGGAAGAGAAAGCCCGCGGTATCACCATCGCCACGGCGCACGTCGAGTATGAGTCGGAAGCCCGGCACTACGCTCACGTGGACTGCCCCGGCCATGCTGACTACGTGAAGAACATGATCACCGGTGCGGCGCAGATGGACGGTGCCATCCTGGTGGTCTC
This genomic window from Thiohalomonas denitrificans contains:
- a CDS encoding GTP-binding protein, whose product is MSKAKFERKKPHVNVGTIGHVDHGKTTLTAAITKVMGEKWGGEAQAFDMIDSAPEEKARGITIATAHVEYESEARHYAHVDCPGHADYVKNMITGAAQMDGAILVVSAADGPMPQTREHILLSRQVGVPYIVVYLNKADMVD